The following proteins are encoded in a genomic region of Helicobacter macacae MIT 99-5501:
- a CDS encoding RNA-directed DNA polymerase — protein MANQRKNILQLNCKEAKNFFLEEKSYCNFDLPPYINFEPLLKAIDDKIENKQDITFKAIGGTKSKNFDNVNYKLFNNKNGRYDWRPFELINPFIYVYLVREITKQKNWDFIQNNFKKLNKNNFIKSHSIPIKSQTNRPNKAEQILEWWEKIEQESIKYSLEFDYLFDTDITNFYPSIYTHSIAWALHTKKVAKENRGHNDDLLGNKIDEYIRNMCYGQTNGIPQGSNLMDFIAEIVLVYIDSLLSKILQKNKIDKKDFRIIRYRDDYKIFVNNPQIADFILKNLSKILAKTGLKLNPNKTTASQNVIQGSIKKDKIEWLFLESNLRGQTTLQKQLIMFHRFALEHQNSGTLNKVLQILLSDLHKSKQKDKKVATNKLFKTRLGKDTYVLIAILVDIASLNPKIYPITMSILGFLFDKIKNKKFIDNTIQRLKRINNNAYMQIWLQRAVIKLNISSENFFDEQICKEVDYINSLPKNKKHQVELWNVNWLSCNELKNLIKKYPIIDKSKIDNLEKYTKPDEINLFGYNKIS, from the coding sequence GTGGCTAACCAAAGAAAAAATATTTTGCAACTTAATTGTAAAGAAGCTAAAAACTTTTTCTTGGAGGAAAAAAGCTATTGCAACTTTGATTTACCACCATACATAAATTTTGAACCCTTACTTAAAGCCATAGATGATAAAATTGAAAATAAACAAGATATTACTTTTAAAGCAATAGGTGGCACTAAGTCAAAAAATTTTGACAATGTTAATTATAAATTGTTTAATAATAAAAATGGGCGATACGATTGGCGTCCATTTGAACTAATAAATCCATTCATATATGTGTATCTTGTGCGAGAAATCACAAAGCAAAAAAATTGGGATTTTATACAAAATAATTTCAAAAAACTAAACAAAAATAATTTTATAAAATCTCATAGTATTCCTATTAAGTCACAAACTAACAGACCAAATAAAGCAGAACAAATTTTGGAATGGTGGGAAAAAATAGAGCAAGAATCTATAAAATATAGCCTAGAATTTGACTATTTATTTGATACCGATATAACAAATTTTTACCCCTCAATCTATACGCACTCCATTGCTTGGGCTTTGCATACAAAGAAAGTAGCAAAAGAAAATAGAGGACATAATGATGATTTGTTGGGCAATAAAATAGATGAGTATATTAGAAATATGTGCTACGGACAAACAAACGGCATTCCGCAAGGTTCTAATCTAATGGATTTTATTGCTGAAATAGTTTTAGTTTATATTGATAGTCTTTTGAGTAAAATTTTGCAAAAAAATAAAATTGACAAGAAAGATTTTAGAATAATTCGTTATAGAGATGACTATAAAATATTTGTCAATAATCCACAAATTGCGGACTTTATACTTAAAAACCTATCTAAAATTCTTGCAAAAACAGGGCTTAAATTAAATCCAAACAAAACAACAGCTTCACAAAATGTTATTCAAGGCTCTATTAAAAAAGATAAGATTGAATGGCTCTTTCTAGAATCAAACCTAAGAGGACAGACCACACTACAAAAACAACTTATTATGTTTCATAGATTTGCATTAGAGCACCAAAATAGTGGCACACTAAATAAAGTTTTACAAATACTTTTAAGTGATTTGCATAAATCTAAACAAAAAGATAAAAAGGTAGCTACAAACAAACTTTTTAAAACACGATTAGGCAAAGACACCTATGTTCTAATCGCCATTTTAGTGGATATTGCTTCACTTAATCCAAAAATATACCCTATTACTATGTCAATTTTAGGTTTTTTATTTGACAAAATTAAAAACAAGAAATTTATTGATAACACAATCCAAAGACTTAAAAGAATCAACAATAACGCTTATATGCAAATTTGGCTTCAAAGAGCCGTTATTAAATTGAACATTTCTAGCGAAAATTTTTTTGATGAACAAATATGTAAAGAGGTTGATTACATAAATTCACTCCCTAAAAATAAAAAACATCAAGTAGAATTATGGAATGTTAATTGGCTAAGTTGTAATGAGTTAAAAAATTTAATTAAAAAATATCCAATAATAGACAAATCAAAAATTGATAACCTAGAAAAATATACAAAACCAGACGAGATTAACCTATTTGGATACAATAAAATATCTTAA
- a CDS encoding ImmA/IrrE family metallo-endopeptidase has protein sequence MTPSASVITQALERNNLSLEHIANSVFGSGARDFIAFVKNPNNSTLNIKYRDLSKIASKLQIPFGYLFLEKLPQENIKIPELRRKNLNLPISNTLKESVKNSEYKQLWYRDYLISVGEKENFTQKYNNKNDIVESIKRLVSFESLPKDPYKAMQKLIDRLQNNNFLIFIASSIDRKKGTKIEIEDCRGYCLYDSYTPVIFLNNADSYRGKIFTILHELAHILCGENGITTNDNQHSKIEKFCNEIASEILIPKKFILEKWDKNLKINENAEFIEKECLASKEAIATKAINLKIISKKDYDKYREYLTNLPKKKFFARNDKHKTPRRIIKENSANFTRAIVTQTLNNNLDFNTAMDYLGIKEMKHFDNIRKELKI, from the coding sequence ATGACACCAAGCGCAAGCGTCATTACCCAAGCACTAGAAAGAAACAATCTTTCACTAGAACATATAGCTAATTCTGTTTTTGGCAGTGGGGCAAGGGATTTTATCGCCTTTGTAAAAAATCCTAATAACTCAACACTTAATATCAAATATAGAGATTTGTCTAAAATAGCAAGCAAATTACAAATTCCTTTTGGCTATCTTTTTTTGGAAAAACTACCGCAAGAGAATATCAAAATACCTGAATTGCGCAGAAAAAACTTAAATTTGCCTATATCAAATACCTTAAAAGAAAGTGTAAAAAATAGTGAATATAAACAACTATGGTATAGAGATTACCTTATTTCAGTGGGTGAGAAAGAAAACTTTACGCAAAAATACAATAACAAAAACGATATTGTTGAATCCATAAAAAGGCTCGTTTCGTTTGAATCCTTGCCAAAAGACCCCTATAAGGCTATGCAAAAACTTATAGACAGGCTACAAAATAATAATTTTTTGATTTTTATTGCAAGTAGCATAGATAGAAAAAAGGGCACAAAAATAGAAATAGAGGATTGTAGGGGATATTGTTTGTATGACAGCTACACACCTGTAATATTTCTAAACAACGCTGACTCATATCGTGGTAAAATTTTCACTATTCTGCACGAACTAGCCCACATTTTATGTGGGGAGAATGGAATTACAACCAATGATAACCAACATTCAAAAATAGAAAAATTTTGCAATGAAATTGCTAGCGAAATTTTGATTCCAAAGAAGTTTATCTTAGAAAAATGGGATAAAAATTTGAAAATAAATGAAAATGCAGAATTTATAGAAAAAGAGTGCTTAGCAAGCAAGGAGGCAATCGCTACAAAAGCGATAAATTTAAAAATTATTTCTAAGAAAGATTACGATAAATACAGAGAATATCTAACAAATCTACCTAAGAAAAAGTTTTTTGCCCGCAACGATAAGCATAAAACCCCTAGAAGAATTATCAAGGAAAATAGTGCAAATTTTACAAGGGCGATTGTAACTCAAACATTAAACAACAATTTAGACTTTAATACTGCTATGGACTATCTGGGGATAAAAGAAATGAAACATTTTGACAACATAAGAAAAGAGCTAAAAATATGA
- a CDS encoding DUF4411 family protein, which yields MKKYLFDTNFFLDSDLRYYNHTFFAEFWNLMQYLSKKDSFRSIRKVKKELMAKEDWVSKFIKNLPQKFFIDETKYMESYIEVIKHSQNLSVNNLAKEKFADENKADAWLVAVALKNKYTIISNEKFIDNKERKHIKIPRICKELKIECMDIFNFIAENKFEFSVKKPKILQEVLFDTD from the coding sequence ATGAAAAAATATTTATTTGATACAAATTTCTTTTTAGATTCAGACTTGCGGTATTATAATCATACATTTTTTGCTGAATTTTGGAACTTGATGCAATATTTAAGCAAAAAAGATTCTTTTAGAAGCATTAGAAAAGTAAAGAAAGAACTAATGGCGAAAGAGGATTGGGTTAGCAAGTTTATAAAAAACTTACCACAAAAATTCTTTATTGATGAAACAAAATATATGGAATCCTATATAGAAGTTATCAAGCATTCACAAAATCTTAGTGTTAATAATTTAGCAAAAGAAAAATTTGCTGATGAGAATAAGGCAGATGCTTGGCTTGTGGCTGTTGCTTTGAAAAATAAATACACGATAATAAGCAATGAAAAATTTATAGATAACAAGGAAAGAAAACATATAAAAATCCCTAGAATCTGCAAAGAATTAAAAATAGAATGTATGGATATTTTTAATTTTATAGCCGAAAACAAGTTTGAATTTAGCGTTAAAAAACCTAAAATACTACAAGAAGTTTTATTTGATACTGATTGA
- a CDS encoding SLC13 family permease, with product MHFRWHSKRHTHLEHSAKFALKGAFAISLGLIFALLCAIISALISIYYFDASAQVGAFMGILCLLIILWTNQALPLGIVSLLPIVLFPAFGILDVKSATSNYANPIIFLFLGGFMLATAVEKIGLHRIIAKAFLSHFPPTPKGVITALGVASVALGSALSNSTVALLLIPVALSVSKDVVLKTRFLLSVAFGASISGITTPIGTPPNLIFIGFLETVGFEGIGFMTWIMMMLPLTICMLYAMVKVLSFGLPNETLQIEVFKEIGVSFAHKRLLVMLAFLLILLLLNSPIKPFYDGLGLNENVVLLFFGLLMFVPKVGFLQWEDSKQIPYEINFLFGAGFCVAMAISEMHLGSAFAPIFSYLSSLPILVFILLLCLLVLVLSMFISSTALIAILLSIIFASTKGFLDAQMQSLVMLIATICVGFSFMFPISTPPNAIVFSKGGIKIWDMFRFGIVLSGVGIVLLIAFAMLYWRWFL from the coding sequence ATGCACTTTAGGTGGCACTCAAAAAGACACACGCATTTGGAGCATAGCGCGAAGTTCGCCCTCAAAGGTGCGTTTGCTATCTCGCTTGGGCTTATTTTTGCCCTGCTTTGTGCGATTATAAGTGCGCTTATTAGCATTTATTATTTTGATGCGAGTGCGCAGGTGGGCGCGTTTATGGGGATTCTTTGCTTGCTTATCATTCTTTGGACAAACCAAGCCCTGCCACTTGGCATTGTCTCGCTCCTGCCTATCGTGCTTTTCCCCGCTTTTGGAATCCTCGATGTAAAATCCGCTACGAGCAATTACGCAAATCCTATCATTTTTTTGTTTTTGGGCGGGTTTATGCTCGCCACTGCGGTGGAAAAAATCGGGCTTCACCGCATAATCGCAAAAGCATTCTTAAGCCACTTCCCACCCACACCAAAAGGCGTAATAACCGCGCTTGGCGTGGCAAGTGTCGCACTTGGTAGTGCGCTCTCAAACTCCACAGTCGCCCTGCTGCTTATCCCTGTGGCGTTATCTGTGTCAAAAGATGTCGTGCTAAAGACGCGATTTTTGCTTAGTGTGGCGTTTGGAGCGAGCATTAGCGGGATTACCACGCCTATTGGCACACCGCCAAACCTCATATTTATCGGGTTTTTGGAGACTGTGGGATTTGAGGGGATTGGCTTTATGACTTGGATTATGATGATGCTCCCGCTTACGATTTGTATGCTTTATGCAATGGTGAAAGTCCTCTCTTTTGGCTTGCCAAATGAGACACTTCAAATCGAGGTGTTTAAAGAAATCGGGGTAAGTTTCGCGCATAAGCGGTTGCTTGTTATGCTTGCGTTTTTGCTTATTTTGCTGTTGCTAAATTCCCCTATAAAGCCTTTTTATGACGGGCTAGGGCTAAATGAAAATGTCGTGTTGCTCTTTTTTGGCTTGCTTATGTTTGTGCCAAAGGTTGGATTTTTGCAGTGGGAAGATTCTAAACAGATTCCCTATGAGATTAACTTTTTGTTTGGTGCGGGGTTTTGCGTGGCTATGGCGATTTCTGAAATGCACTTAGGCAGCGCGTTTGCACCGATTTTTAGCTATCTCTCAAGCCTGCCAATCCTCGTGTTTATCCTGCTTTTGTGCTTGCTCGTGCTCGTGCTAAGTATGTTTATTAGCTCTACGGCACTCATTGCGATTTTGCTCTCTATCATTTTTGCGAGCACGAAGGGGTTTTTGGACGCGCAAATGCAAAGCCTTGTGATGCTTATCGCCACGATTTGCGTGGGCTTTAGCTTTATGTTTCCTATCTCTACACCGCCAAATGCGATTGTTTTTAGCAAGGGTGGGATAAAAATCTGGGATATGTTTCGCTTCGGTATCGTGCTAAGCGGGGTGGGTATCGTGCTACTGATTGCCTTTGCAATGCTGTATTGGCGGTGGTTTTTGTAA
- a CDS encoding Bcr/CflA family efflux MFS transporter — translation MPNTPPNMNADSSQATLARNSKAYLLIVLACLSAFGPFITDFYLPALPKIQELFHSSKTYVQLSITCSLLGLGLGQLVMGPLSDMYGRKRVLVISLVLFVLSTVACIFSWDIGSFVGFRLLQGISASGGVVISRSVVADLFAGEELAKFYAMLGAIHGLAPICAPVLGGIMLEFTDWRGIFVALFGIGLALLIAVFFFRESLPSQNRLKGKIYESFSFLSIAKNRAFMLYTAINAVAMGFMFSFISSSSFIFEGHFGLSELQYGFCFGAAALGITIGASVTPLFKSERKALKVGIMGFFVLGLTTSAIVLWHGNMWILESSVVLTLIFLGMILPSATALAMEMERKNAGNASAVLGFSLFAFGGIVSPLTGLGDIFICTSAVMAGSAILLAICGILTKFIKSRP, via the coding sequence ATGCCAAACACACCTCCAAATATGAATGCAGATTCTAGCCAAGCCACACTTGCACGCAATTCTAAAGCCTATTTACTCATCGTGCTTGCGTGTTTAAGTGCCTTTGGTCCTTTTATTACGGATTTTTACCTGCCCGCTTTGCCAAAGATTCAAGAGCTTTTTCACTCAAGCAAAACCTATGTCCAGCTCTCTATCACTTGCTCGCTTTTGGGGCTAGGGCTAGGGCAGCTTGTTATGGGTCCGCTAAGTGATATGTATGGGCGCAAACGCGTGCTTGTTATCTCACTCGTTTTGTTTGTGCTAAGCACGGTTGCGTGTATTTTTAGTTGGGATATTGGCTCTTTTGTCGGGTTTCGCTTGTTACAGGGAATCTCTGCAAGCGGTGGTGTAGTGATTTCGCGCTCTGTGGTGGCGGATTTATTCGCTGGGGAGGAATTAGCGAAGTTTTACGCAATGCTTGGTGCAATACACGGGCTTGCGCCTATTTGCGCCCCTGTGCTTGGTGGGATAATGCTTGAATTCACCGATTGGCGCGGAATTTTTGTGGCGTTATTTGGCATTGGTTTGGCACTTTTAATCGCTGTATTTTTCTTCCGCGAAAGCCTGCCATCACAAAACCGCCTAAAGGGCAAAATCTATGAGAGCTTCTCATTTTTATCTATAGCAAAAAATCGCGCTTTTATGCTCTATACGGCGATAAATGCCGTTGCTATGGGGTTTATGTTTAGTTTTATTTCCTCGAGTTCTTTTATTTTTGAGGGGCATTTTGGGCTAAGCGAATTGCAATATGGATTTTGCTTTGGTGCTGCGGCGTTAGGGATTACCATTGGCGCGAGTGTTACGCCATTATTTAAAAGCGAGCGCAAGGCATTAAAAGTCGGCATTATGGGGTTTTTTGTGCTAGGACTTACCACAAGCGCAATCGTGCTTTGGCACGGCAATATGTGGATTTTAGAATCAAGTGTCGTGCTCACGCTTATTTTTCTAGGTATGATTTTGCCTTCAGCCACCGCGCTAGCAATGGAAATGGAGCGCAAAAACGCGGGCAACGCCTCTGCGGTTCTTGGATTTTCACTTTTTGCTTTTGGTGGGATTGTATCGCCACTTACAGGGCTTGGAGATATTTTTATATGCACAAGCGCGGTAATGGCAGGCTCTGCAATCCTTTTGGCAATTTGTGGAATTCTCACAAAATTTATAAAATCTCGTCCTTAA
- a CDS encoding DEAD/DEAH box helicase encodes METQQISFNDLGLKKSVLKGVEAAGFGTPSPIQSQAIPAVLKGGDVIAQAQTGTGKTAAFVLPILHNLKNNGEIEALIITPTRELAIQISDEAFKLGRFCRTRTICVYGGQNIKHQISFLDKKPQIMIATPGRLLDHLQNNRLRNFSPRIIVLDESDEMLDMGFLDSIEEIFSYLPEEIQVLLFSATMPKPIQELADKLLINPTKIKIAPAEVTNHDITQKYYVINENERNEAIIRLLDTQNPTSSIIFTRTKKEADNLNEFLHAQGYDSVALHGDLDQRARREAINAFKGRNTDKKRVPILVATDVASRGLDISNVSHVFNYHIPLNPESYIHRIGRTGRAGKKGVAITLVSPLEYRELQRIQDDVGSKLELFEVPIDPAQGLNKLLETKISDEAIEAYSRIGKEIELSQLCLKLLTHYLSKTTPEMPKFPQMTESKDSKQKKDSASKSRYKPSHTKNRHKTNHRNPSERTSSNRHSKHK; translated from the coding sequence GTGGAGACACAACAAATTAGTTTTAATGATTTGGGGCTAAAAAAATCAGTCCTAAAAGGCGTGGAAGCTGCGGGATTTGGCACGCCTAGCCCTATTCAATCCCAAGCGATACCAGCCGTGCTAAAAGGAGGCGATGTCATCGCCCAAGCCCAGACAGGCACAGGCAAAACCGCAGCCTTTGTCCTCCCCATCTTGCACAACCTAAAAAATAACGGCGAAATCGAAGCACTAATCATCACTCCCACTAGAGAGCTTGCCATACAAATCAGCGATGAGGCATTTAAGCTAGGTAGATTTTGTCGCACTCGCACGATATGCGTCTATGGAGGGCAAAATATCAAGCATCAAATTAGCTTTTTGGATAAAAAACCACAAATAATGATAGCCACGCCCGGACGCCTCCTAGACCACTTGCAAAACAACCGCTTACGCAACTTCTCCCCTAGAATCATCGTCCTTGATGAAAGCGATGAAATGCTTGATATGGGGTTTTTGGATTCTATTGAGGAGATTTTTTCATACTTGCCCGAAGAAATCCAAGTGTTGCTTTTTTCTGCGACTATGCCAAAGCCTATCCAAGAGCTAGCTGACAAACTCCTAATCAACCCCACCAAAATCAAAATCGCACCCGCAGAAGTAACCAACCACGACATTACCCAAAAATACTATGTCATCAACGAAAACGAGCGCAATGAAGCCATAATACGACTGCTTGATACACAAAACCCCACTTCATCAATCATCTTTACTCGCACCAAAAAAGAAGCGGACAATCTAAATGAGTTTTTGCACGCGCAAGGCTATGATTCTGTCGCCTTGCACGGGGATTTAGACCAGAGGGCAAGGAGAGAGGCGATAAACGCATTTAAAGGGCGAAATACCGATAAGAAGCGCGTGCCTATCCTTGTAGCCACCGATGTAGCAAGTCGTGGGCTAGATATTAGCAATGTAAGCCACGTGTTTAATTACCACATTCCACTAAATCCCGAAAGCTATATCCACCGCATAGGACGCACAGGTAGGGCAGGCAAAAAGGGTGTGGCTATCACGCTAGTAAGCCCACTAGAGTATAGAGAATTGCAGAGAATCCAAGATGATGTCGGCTCAAAGCTAGAACTATTTGAAGTGCCTATCGACCCAGCACAAGGGCTAAACAAACTCTTAGAAACAAAGATTTCAGATGAGGCTATCGAAGCGTATTCTCGCATAGGCAAAGAAATTGAGCTAAGTCAGCTATGCTTAAAGCTACTTACGCATTATCTAAGCAAAACCACGCCAGAAATGCCAAAATTCCCTCAAATGACAGAATCTAAAGATTCCAAGCAAAAAAAAGATTCTGCTAGCAAATCTCGTTACAAACCAAGCCATACCAAAAATCGCCACAAAACAAACCATAGAAATCCTAGTGAGCGCACTAGCTCAAATAGACACTCTAAACACAAATAG
- a CDS encoding branched-chain amino acid transaminase, whose amino-acid sequence MALKESSYIWKNGNLVAWKDATTHILSHTIHYGNAVFEGTRAYMTPKGLAIFRLDEHCKRLLNSAKIVRIHCPYSLEELKQAHIDLLKANKADYKGNVYIRPFIFLGYGVMGVYHANAPVETAIAAWEWGAYLGEEGINNGIKVKMSSFARNSVKSSMGKAKAAANYLNSQMAKYEAIACGCEEALLLDENGFVSEGSGECFFIVRDGKLITPPHDYTLESITQATTIEIARDLGLEVIERNITRDEVYIADEAFFTGTAAEITPIREVDFYSIGSGKAGKITKSLQAEFNKIINGENPKYAHYLTFID is encoded by the coding sequence ATGGCACTAAAAGAATCTAGCTACATTTGGAAAAATGGCAATCTTGTGGCGTGGAAAGACGCCACCACGCATATCCTAAGCCACACTATTCATTATGGAAATGCCGTGTTTGAGGGCACAAGAGCATATATGACGCCAAAGGGACTAGCGATTTTTCGACTTGATGAGCACTGCAAAAGGTTGTTAAATTCTGCAAAAATTGTGCGCATACATTGCCCATATAGCCTAGAGGAGCTCAAGCAAGCCCATATTGACTTGCTAAAGGCAAACAAGGCTGATTACAAAGGCAATGTCTATATTCGCCCATTTATTTTCTTGGGCTATGGCGTTATGGGCGTGTATCACGCAAACGCACCTGTGGAAACAGCAATCGCTGCGTGGGAGTGGGGCGCGTATCTTGGCGAAGAGGGCATAAATAATGGAATCAAAGTCAAAATGAGCTCTTTTGCACGCAATTCTGTCAAAAGCTCGATGGGCAAGGCAAAAGCTGCGGCAAACTACCTAAACTCCCAAATGGCAAAATACGAAGCGATTGCTTGTGGGTGCGAGGAGGCATTGCTACTTGATGAAAACGGATTTGTAAGCGAGGGAAGTGGCGAGTGCTTTTTCATCGTGCGCGATGGCAAGCTCATCACCCCTCCACACGACTACACTTTGGAATCTATAACCCAAGCCACCACCATAGAAATAGCGCGTGATTTGGGCTTAGAAGTTATTGAGCGCAATATCACGCGTGATGAAGTCTATATCGCTGATGAGGCGTTTTTCACAGGCACGGCTGCAGAGATTACACCTATACGCGAGGTGGATTTCTATTCCATAGGCTCGGGCAAGGCAGGCAAGATTACAAAATCCCTCCAAGCCGAGTTTAACAAAATCATCAATGGTGAGAATCCAAAATACGCGCACTATCTCACTTTTATTGACTAA